In Arachis stenosperma cultivar V10309 chromosome 1, arast.V10309.gnm1.PFL2, whole genome shotgun sequence, one DNA window encodes the following:
- the LOC130948361 gene encoding LRR receptor-like serine/threonine-protein kinase GSO1 produces the protein MNSFHFLLLLSFFPFLALLISPKLVHGNAELRALMDLKSSLDPEGKVLGSWRSDGDPCTDSFLGVACNQHRKVANISLAGRGLSGMVSPSVAELKCLSGLYLHYNIIFGEIPIEISNLTELVDLYLNVNNLSGSIPKEIGKMTSLQVLQLGFNQLVGSIPNEIGSLKQLNVLALQHNKLTGMIPPSLGNLEMLRRLNLSFNNLNGVIPATLADIAHLEVLDVQNNSLSGVVPSALRKLDKGFQYANNQGLCAMGFRFPTLRACNKDSIYDSQISVPNIPINSSYPKVFPDSATIKFHCNQTQCSKSRRFPQAVIAASVITATITLIGSGFVTFVRYHRRKQRILHTSDSSVSQLSPVQPMVYPRSPSPLVNLEYYNNGLDPLADGKNCSGLSHEYLNKFRFNVDEIESATQYLSEANLLGKSKFSAVYKGVLRDGSPVAIRSINVTCCIPEEVEFLKGLSLLTSLRHENIVKMRGFCCSSSRGECYLVYDFVTGGTLSIYLDMEDGSENVLEWSKRVSIIKGIAKGLAYLHSNEASKPTIVHQNISVEKVLLDNQFNPLIMDAGLPKLLADDIVFSALKVSAAMGYLAPEYVTTGRFTEKSDVYAFGVIVLQVLSGKTTVGGSIRMAVESFRFDDFVDTNLKGKYSKAEAAILSKIAVMCTHELSEQRPNMVEVIQELSMYSSHSS, from the exons ATGAACTCCTTTCATTTCCTCCTGCTACTTTCATTTTTTCCATTTCTTGCACTTCTTATTAGTCCAAAATTAGTTCATGGAAATGCAGAGCTAAGAGCTCTCATGGACCTGAAATCCTCTCTAGACCCAGAAGGCAAGGTTCTTGGTTCATGGAGAAGTGATGGTGATCCATGCACTGATTCCTTCTTAGGTGTTGCTTGCAACCAGCACCGAAAAGTGGCCAACATATCGTTGGCCGGAAGGGGTCTTTCCGGCATGGTTTCTCCTTCGGTGGCTGAACTTAAGTGCTTGTCTGGTTTATATCTTCATTACAACATCATTTTCGGGGAGATACCAATAGAGATTTCGAATCTCACTGAATTGGTTGATCTCTATCTCAATGTAAATAACCTATCTGGTAGCATTCCAAAGGAGATTGGAAAAATGACTAGCCTACAAG TGCTTCAGTTAGGCTTTAACCAGCTAGTTGGGAGCATACCGAATGAGATCGGTTCATTGAAGCAGCTTAATGTTCTGGCTTTGCAACATAACAAATTAACTGGTATGATTCCTCCAAGCTTGGGGAACCTAGAAATGCTAAGGAGGCTAAATTTGAGTTTCAACAACCTCAATGGGGTAATTCCTGCAACATTAGCTGATATTGCACACTTGGAAGTTCTAGATGTTCAAAACAATTCTCTATCAGGAGTTGTCCCTTCTG CATTGAGGAAACTTGATAAAGGATTTCAATATGCAAACAATCAAGGTCTGTGCGCCATGGGGTTTCGGTTTCCGACCTTGAGAGCTTGCAACAAAGATAGTATATATGATAGCCAGATTAGTGTCCCAAATATACCAATAAACAGTTCTTATCCAAAGGTTTTCCCTGACTCTGCCACTATCAAGTTtcattgtaaccagactcaatGCTCAAAATCAAGAAGATTTCCTCAAGCTGTCATTGCAGCAAGTGTTATAACCGCCACAATCACACTAATAGGTTCTGGGTTTGTCACATTCGTCAGATATCACCGGAGAAAGCAGAGGATCCTGCATACGTCGGATTCTTCTGTAAGCCAACTTAGCCCTGTCCAACCTATGGTCTACCCAAGAAGTCCATCTCCACTTGTTAATCTTGAGTATTACAACAATGGATTGGATCCACTTGCTGATGGTAAAAATTGCAGTGGATTATCCCATGAATATCTAAACAAGTTTAGGTTCAATGTGGATGAGATTGAATCAGCAACACAATATCTTTCAGAGGCCAATTTATTGGGTAAGAGCAAATTCTCTGCCGTCTACAAAGGAGTTCTCAGAGATGGTTCTCCTGTGGCCATCAGAAGTATTAATGTCACATGCTGCATACCTGAGGAAGTTGAATTCTTGAAGGGATTGAGCCTGCTAACCTCACTGAGACATGAAAACATTGTAAAGATGAGAGGTTTTTGTTGCTCAAGTAGTAGAGGTGAATGTTACCTTGTCTACGATTTTGTAACCGGTGGCACTCTCTCTATATATCTTGATATGGAAGATGGAAGTGAAAATGTGCTTGAGTGGTCTAAGAGGGTTTCCATCATCAAGGGCATTGCAAAAG GTCTTGCATATCTGCACAGCAATGAAGCAAGCAAACCTACAATAGTTCACCAAAATATTTCAGTTGAAAAAGTTCTTCTTGACAATCAGTTTAACCCATTGATCATGGATGCTGGGCTCCCCAAGCTTCTAGCAGACGACATTGTTTTCTCAGCACTGAAAGTTAGTGCTGCCATGGGATACCTAGCTCCTGAATACGTTACCACTGGACGCTTCACTGAGAAGAGCGACGTTTATGCATTCGGTGTCATTGTTCTTCAAGTCCTGTCTGGGAAGACAACAGTAGGGGGTTCAATCAGAATGGCAGTTGAGTCTTTCAGATTTGATGATTTTGTGGACACAAATCTAAAGGGAAAATATTCGAAAGCAGAAGCAGCAATTCTTTCAAAGATTGCAGTGATGTGCACTCATGAGCTTTCTGAGCAAAGGCCAAACATGGTGGAGGTGATTCAGGAACTAAGCATGTATTCTTCTCATTCTTCATGA